A genome region from Thalassotalea euphylliae includes the following:
- a CDS encoding ATP-binding protein — protein sequence MDVPSLKSRLIASAVVMLFVLLPAIGFTLDDAFAKHLLKAVEQELTAHSYSILAETDYIDGELLTPTNFQESQFNVIDSGLYALISDQIPIAGTSTETPIETKTQRLIWHSDSALNITSMDNLFYPAQGERAFYSVTFAEQAMFVSSFSVNFADLNQDMPLTLHIAKSQQDYMAAQKAFRQQLLIWLAIIAIVFAAVMWWWLSWTLKPLKQLTHELKTIEQGDSESVAGDYPIEVKPAISQLNNLLSNEQTQRLRYRNALADLAHSLKTPLATISSAEAVSSEIQQEVSKINHIVEHQLKRAQSAGQSAWRLSVDIKPCIDKLLSAMAKIYRDKTVTVAVEVADGAKFKGDEADLMEILGNLLDNAYKAATAKVAVTVNVSAKYLTLSIADDGVGISEHKRDSIMQRGVRADTYEQGHGIGLAIVRDIVTSYQGKIDIKRDAELGGALFELSFHIN from the coding sequence ATGGACGTACCTTCGTTAAAATCCCGACTAATCGCCAGTGCCGTAGTAATGCTATTTGTATTGCTACCGGCTATAGGCTTTACCCTTGATGATGCTTTTGCCAAACATTTGTTAAAAGCCGTTGAACAGGAGTTAACCGCTCATAGCTACAGCATATTGGCGGAAACTGATTACATCGATGGTGAACTTTTAACGCCAACTAACTTTCAAGAAAGTCAGTTTAATGTGATTGACTCCGGCTTGTATGCGCTTATTTCCGATCAAATACCGATAGCAGGAACGTCTACAGAAACACCCATAGAAACGAAAACGCAGCGCTTGATTTGGCATTCTGACTCCGCACTTAATATTACCTCAATGGACAACTTGTTTTATCCTGCTCAAGGGGAGCGGGCATTTTACTCGGTGACTTTCGCAGAGCAAGCGATGTTTGTTTCTAGCTTTTCTGTTAACTTTGCCGATCTTAACCAAGATATGCCGCTAACCTTACACATCGCTAAAAGCCAGCAAGATTATATGGCAGCGCAAAAAGCGTTTCGTCAGCAACTGCTGATCTGGCTGGCGATAATTGCCATTGTTTTTGCCGCCGTGATGTGGTGGTGGCTGTCGTGGACGTTAAAACCGTTAAAACAGCTAACTCACGAATTAAAAACCATCGAGCAGGGCGACAGTGAGTCGGTAGCCGGTGATTACCCAATAGAGGTAAAGCCGGCAATTAGTCAGCTTAATAATCTACTCTCTAACGAGCAGACTCAACGACTGCGTTACCGTAATGCGCTTGCGGATTTAGCACACAGCTTAAAAACACCTTTAGCGACGATTAGCAGTGCAGAAGCGGTGTCTAGTGAAATTCAGCAGGAAGTCAGCAAGATTAACCATATTGTCGAGCACCAGCTAAAGCGCGCGCAAAGTGCTGGCCAATCAGCTTGGCGCTTGAGTGTTGATATTAAGCCTTGCATCGATAAATTATTGTCTGCTATGGCAAAAATTTATCGTGATAAAACAGTCACCGTCGCTGTTGAAGTCGCTGACGGCGCTAAATTCAAAGGCGATGAAGCTGATTTAATGGAAATTCTTGGTAATCTGCTCGACAACGCATACAAAGCCGCGACAGCTAAAGTGGCGGTAACGGTCAATGTGAGTGCCAAGTATTTAACATTATCGATAGCAGATGATGGGGTTGGTATTTCTGAGCACAAACGGGACAGCATTATGCAGCGCGGTGTGCGGGCTGACACCTATGAACAGGGTCACGGTATCGGCTTAGCGATTGTCAGAGATATAGTGACTAGC
- a CDS encoding response regulator transcription factor: MRLLLVEDDQQLHENLKSSLAKQGFSIDSAFDGEEGLYLGSEHPYDAAVIDIGLPKRDGISLITELRQLDIKFPIIVLTARDRWQDKVQGLDAGADDYLTKPFQYEELHARLNALIRRSAGQASPVLTSGALSINTASHQVLVNDQEVSLSSYEYRLIAYLMLQQGKVVSKTSLTEHLYDQDFDLDSNVIEVFVRRLRKKLDPEGEHNFIETLRGQGYRLRTIDS; the protein is encoded by the coding sequence GTGCGTTTATTACTTGTTGAAGACGATCAACAGCTACATGAAAATTTAAAATCTTCACTGGCTAAGCAAGGGTTTAGTATTGACTCGGCATTTGATGGCGAAGAAGGCTTATACCTTGGCAGTGAGCACCCATACGATGCTGCGGTGATTGATATTGGTTTACCAAAAAGAGATGGTATTTCATTGATCACTGAGCTTAGGCAGCTTGATATTAAGTTCCCGATCATTGTCCTAACAGCGCGCGATCGCTGGCAAGATAAGGTGCAAGGTCTTGACGCTGGCGCTGATGATTACCTTACCAAACCATTTCAGTATGAAGAATTACACGCTCGACTGAACGCACTTATTCGCCGCAGTGCAGGGCAAGCAAGCCCAGTATTAACAAGCGGCGCGCTGAGTATCAATACAGCGAGCCACCAAGTATTGGTTAACGATCAAGAGGTGTCACTGAGTAGTTATGAATACCGACTGATTGCTTACCTGATGCTACAGCAAGGCAAAGTGGTCTCTAAAACGAGCTTGACCGAACACTTATATGACCAAGACTTTGACTTAGACTCAAATGTGATTGAAGTATTTGTCAGGCGCCTGCGTAAGAAACTTGACCCTGAGGGTGAACATAACTTTATCGAAACCTTACGTGGCCAGGGATATCGTTTGCGCACCATTGATAGCTAA
- a CDS encoding PepSY domain-containing protein, protein MATTPTATAQPYFDKQQGGQSRSKGVTAQQAAKKVQSRFGGKVLKVQPSGNGYRVKLIKKDGRIVSVFVDGSGKIKG, encoded by the coding sequence TTGGCGACTACGCCTACGGCGACTGCTCAGCCTTATTTTGATAAGCAGCAAGGCGGGCAAAGTCGCTCGAAAGGGGTTACGGCTCAGCAAGCGGCAAAAAAGGTGCAGTCGCGCTTTGGCGGTAAAGTACTTAAAGTGCAGCCGTCCGGTAATGGCTATCGCGTTAAGTTGATCAAAAAAGACGGCCGTATTGTCAGTGTTTTTGTTGATGGTAGTGGCAAAATCAAAGGCTAA
- a CDS encoding choice-of-anchor H family protein translates to MNTEITTQHSANKARLLAMKKQHKGKRGAIKQLLRKRQANRQEVHWFKFVACIWCLLFIALTAEANEQTQHTFTSEEAVTEGATTTIANQLLAAKQPSEFQQIKVIADYTRELQSIDNDSNSNINGVNQLPSAANQKLSEAPLLPVSTRISRAEHQAAKALSQLPTSKQKIEIKAARSFRQEFSIFDAVTRLFDDIDADGFFRTFSVTFDADVYTYNGVNEALVYADIYLRQSGRDWEYFYSTDNFMIFGESTDDQYEVLSTLASGYQTDHYDVLIDLYQVGYSNIVATYSSDDSSSLYALPLESENYDVYYEEEIHVHGGSFAWFGLAIIAAMLWRGRSQS, encoded by the coding sequence ATGAATACTGAAATCACAACTCAACATTCTGCCAACAAAGCACGCCTATTGGCGATGAAAAAACAGCATAAAGGTAAGCGCGGTGCAATAAAGCAGCTACTACGCAAGCGTCAAGCTAATCGCCAAGAAGTTCACTGGTTTAAATTTGTTGCTTGTATTTGGTGTTTGCTATTTATTGCACTGACTGCCGAAGCCAACGAGCAAACGCAGCATACATTTACAAGTGAAGAGGCAGTAACTGAAGGGGCAACAACGACGATTGCCAATCAACTGCTAGCAGCAAAGCAGCCAAGTGAGTTTCAGCAAATTAAGGTCATTGCTGATTACACTCGCGAGCTGCAAAGTATTGATAATGATAGTAACAGCAATATCAACGGCGTTAATCAATTACCTTCAGCAGCAAATCAAAAGCTTAGTGAAGCGCCATTGCTGCCAGTTAGCACCAGAATTTCTCGTGCCGAGCATCAAGCAGCCAAAGCACTAAGCCAATTACCGACCAGTAAGCAGAAAATCGAAATAAAGGCGGCACGTAGTTTTCGTCAAGAATTTAGTATATTTGACGCTGTTACGCGCTTGTTTGATGACATTGACGCTGACGGATTCTTTCGCACCTTTAGCGTGACTTTCGATGCTGATGTATATACCTACAATGGTGTTAATGAGGCATTGGTATACGCTGATATCTATCTTCGCCAAAGCGGCAGAGACTGGGAATACTTCTACTCGACCGATAACTTTATGATCTTTGGTGAATCAACTGACGACCAATACGAAGTATTAAGCACGTTAGCCAGTGGCTACCAAACAGATCACTATGATGTGCTCATTGACCTTTACCAAGTGGGTTACAGCAACATTGTTGCCACCTATAGCAGTGATGACAGCAGCAGTTTATACGCTTTACCGCTTGAAAGTGAAAACTACGATGTTTATTACGAAGAAGAAATTCATGTCCATGGCGGTAGCTTTGCATGGTTTGGCCTAGCCATCATTGCGGCAATGCTGTGGCGAGGCCGTTCACAGTCTTAA
- a CDS encoding GAF domain-containing sensor histidine kinase, with translation MTQIRRPINTASLNEQLAYWQRAMELEEGRNEVLRMVASGDSLDSVLNTLCHKAQVYNPNMYCSVLLLDNEAKTLHSVASSSLPDFYCEALNGTTIGMGVGSCGTAAFIEQRVIVEDINTHPYWVQFKGLALEAGLQSCWSEPIIGQDGRVYGTFAMYYSTPCKPTDEDIQFIELSANLAAVVFENDYNRQQLLDANTKLSLTVDERTSELEATNKALANRIERQARQQIERIEEEKMLTTNALLCGFAHEISTPIGNSLTTVSAIVDKIEKLFDALENGVMSRRAFEEHLTQLHQLSEINKKNLIKADSLLSQFQQLDAKQVSDVQQTFELSTFFAEVKASLHSVLGDHQLFIDSQELPITCVKECLWQVFYQLIENSLAHGFIDKAQGNIHISAIRKGNEIVINYQDDGCGIDQQHSDKVFEPFYTTQRNSNKIGLGLTTVGSLMGNVLNGRIQLQNSPVGARFEITLPGLSLVS, from the coding sequence ATGACCCAAATTCGACGCCCAATCAATACCGCCTCATTAAATGAACAACTTGCCTATTGGCAACGAGCTATGGAGCTTGAAGAAGGGCGGAATGAAGTTTTACGCATGGTAGCATCGGGTGATTCGCTTGATTCTGTGCTCAATACCTTATGCCACAAAGCACAAGTATATAACCCCAATATGTACTGTTCGGTGCTATTGCTGGATAACGAAGCGAAAACTTTGCACTCAGTTGCTTCATCTTCTCTGCCTGATTTTTATTGCGAAGCGTTAAATGGCACAACCATTGGTATGGGCGTAGGTTCATGTGGCACTGCCGCTTTTATTGAACAGCGCGTCATTGTTGAAGACATCAATACGCATCCATACTGGGTGCAATTCAAGGGCTTGGCGTTAGAAGCTGGTTTACAATCTTGTTGGTCTGAGCCGATTATTGGTCAAGATGGTCGTGTATATGGCACTTTTGCAATGTATTACAGCACTCCTTGCAAGCCTACTGATGAAGATATTCAGTTTATTGAGCTAAGCGCCAACCTTGCCGCGGTTGTTTTTGAGAACGATTACAATCGTCAGCAATTATTGGATGCCAATACGAAATTGAGTTTGACGGTTGATGAACGCACCAGCGAGCTTGAGGCGACAAATAAGGCGCTTGCCAATCGCATCGAGCGACAAGCTCGACAGCAAATTGAGCGAATTGAAGAAGAGAAAATGCTCACCACCAATGCGTTATTGTGTGGTTTTGCCCATGAAATTAGCACGCCAATTGGCAATAGCTTGACCACGGTTAGTGCGATTGTTGATAAAATTGAGAAGTTGTTTGATGCACTAGAAAACGGTGTTATGTCTCGCCGCGCATTTGAAGAGCACCTTACACAACTGCATCAGCTTTCTGAAATTAATAAGAAAAATCTTATTAAAGCAGATTCGCTGCTAAGCCAATTCCAACAGCTGGATGCCAAGCAAGTCAGTGATGTTCAACAAACGTTTGAATTGAGCACTTTTTTTGCGGAAGTTAAGGCAAGTTTGCATAGCGTATTAGGCGATCATCAATTGTTTATTGACTCGCAGGAATTGCCTATTACTTGTGTAAAAGAGTGTTTGTGGCAAGTGTTTTATCAGCTAATTGAAAACTCATTAGCCCATGGCTTTATTGACAAAGCGCAGGGCAATATTCACATTAGTGCGATTCGTAAAGGCAATGAAATTGTTATTAACTATCAAGATGATGGCTGTGGTATTGATCAGCAACATAGCGATAAAGTTTTCGAACCTTTCTATACCACGCAGCGCAATAGCAACAAAATTGGCTTGGGTTTGACAACGGTTGGCAGCTTAATGGGCAACGTGCTTAACGGTCGCATTCAATTACAAAACTCTCCAGTTGGCGCTCGTTTTGAAATTACGTTACCAGGGCTTAGCCTAGTGAGTTAA
- a CDS encoding iron-containing alcohol dehydrogenase — MLNFSYSNNTCIHFGTRQIAKLASAIDKNHKVLLAYGGGSIKSNGVYQQVCDALAEHQVIEFSGIEPNPSYETTMKAVELVKSEQVDFILAVGGGSVIDGCKFIAAAAKFDGEPWDILAKNAKVSDAVPLAVVLTLPATGSESNSFAVVSRLATKDKFAFGSPLVQPKFAILDPSVMASLPERQITNGIVDAFVHVMEQYLTYSVNAKVQDRFAEGILQTLIEEGPKMFAEPDADTRANVMWSATMALNGLIGAGVPQDWSTHGIGHEITALYGLDHAQTLAIILPRMMWEMREEKQAKLLQFARRIWHIEEENADDAIRLAIAKTEQFFQQVKMKTRLSDYQLESDVVDALVAQLERHGQTAMGETKAVTIERSRKIIELSL; from the coding sequence ATGTTAAATTTCAGCTATAGCAATAACACCTGTATTCATTTTGGTACACGGCAAATTGCTAAACTTGCTTCTGCCATTGATAAAAACCACAAAGTACTGCTGGCTTATGGCGGTGGTAGCATCAAAAGTAACGGCGTATATCAACAAGTTTGTGACGCCCTAGCAGAACATCAAGTTATTGAATTTTCAGGGATAGAGCCCAACCCAAGTTACGAAACAACAATGAAAGCTGTTGAGCTGGTCAAATCAGAGCAAGTTGACTTTATTCTTGCCGTCGGTGGCGGCTCGGTCATTGATGGCTGTAAATTCATTGCCGCAGCTGCCAAGTTTGACGGTGAACCTTGGGACATTCTCGCCAAAAATGCCAAAGTATCTGATGCTGTGCCGCTGGCTGTCGTACTCACTTTACCGGCAACGGGCTCTGAATCGAACAGCTTCGCGGTAGTCTCTAGGTTAGCGACGAAAGACAAATTCGCCTTTGGCTCACCACTGGTACAGCCCAAATTTGCAATTTTAGACCCAAGTGTGATGGCAAGCTTGCCAGAACGTCAAATCACCAATGGCATTGTTGATGCGTTTGTTCACGTTATGGAGCAATATCTGACGTATAGCGTTAATGCCAAAGTCCAAGACAGATTTGCCGAAGGTATTTTGCAAACACTGATTGAAGAAGGCCCTAAAATGTTCGCTGAACCCGATGCAGACACGCGTGCCAATGTGATGTGGAGCGCGACTATGGCGCTTAATGGCTTAATTGGTGCTGGCGTGCCACAAGACTGGTCAACCCATGGCATTGGCCATGAAATTACTGCGTTATACGGCCTAGATCACGCCCAAACATTAGCGATTATTTTACCAAGAATGATGTGGGAAATGCGCGAGGAAAAGCAAGCGAAACTACTACAATTTGCACGCAGGATTTGGCACATTGAAGAAGAAAACGCCGACGATGCAATTCGTCTTGCCATTGCTAAAACCGAGCAGTTTTTCCAACAAGTAAAAATGAAAACGCGATTAAGTGACTATCAACTTGAAAGTGACGTAGTTGACGCATTAGTGGCTCAACTAGAGCGCCATGGTCAAACCGCCATGGGCGAAACCAAAGCGGTTACCATAGAACGTAGCCGAAAAATTATTGAGCTAAGCCTATAA
- a CDS encoding LysE/ArgO family amino acid transporter produces the protein MFTTLAKGFVITLGLIMPLGAQNSYVLSQSIKKNHHLTAATVCIVCDFLLMSLGVFGGGALIASNDLAYQIITWAGVIFLSVYGAMFFRDAINAQAVEAAKSTAPSKRKVVIFTTLAVTLLNPHVYLDTVVIIGSISGQYQGDDKYIFWLGTILASLAWFYALSLGAAKLSPWLAQAHVQRAINLTIAVIMWVIAYSLIKPLLLS, from the coding sequence ATGTTTACCACCTTAGCCAAAGGCTTTGTTATTACGTTGGGGCTAATTATGCCGCTTGGCGCACAAAACTCGTATGTGCTGAGCCAATCAATTAAGAAAAATCATCACCTAACTGCTGCAACGGTTTGTATTGTTTGTGACTTTTTATTGATGTCGCTAGGCGTGTTTGGTGGCGGAGCCTTGATTGCAAGTAACGATTTAGCCTACCAAATTATTACTTGGGCAGGCGTTATCTTCCTTAGTGTTTACGGTGCAATGTTTTTTCGTGACGCAATCAATGCGCAAGCAGTTGAAGCGGCTAAAAGTACCGCACCAAGTAAACGCAAGGTGGTGATTTTTACAACGTTAGCAGTCACTTTATTAAACCCACACGTTTACCTAGATACTGTGGTGATTATTGGCAGTATCAGTGGTCAATACCAAGGCGATGATAAGTACATTTTTTGGTTAGGCACGATACTAGCGTCATTGGCGTGGTTTTACGCCTTATCACTTGGTGCTGCTAAGCTTTCACCCTGGTTGGCTCAAGCGCATGTACAGCGAGCTATTAACCTAACAATTGCTGTGATTATGTGGGTGATTGCATACAGCTTGATAAAGCCACTTTTACTTAGCTAG
- a CDS encoding LysR family transcriptional regulator ArgP, giving the protein MKLQFDYKLLAALDAVIAEQSFEKAADKLAITQSAISQRIKQLEQQVAQPVIIRTSPPVATSIGEKLLKHYKQVSLLAQELVQEILPNDQQEALSISIAINADTLASWFIPAITPLLKQEAIVLDLHIANEADTQSLLTKGKVFAAISNQAKSVAGCKVEHLGQLNYLLCASPEFTQRYFQDGLTQNALCKAPAVTFDASDNMHHQYLNEQFGMSKGQYPCHRVGSSEAFVHFTLSGLAYSLLPITQAKPYLASGELISLAPKKQLVQQLYWHSWVLERGSYKRVTEHVVDYAKQILIASSH; this is encoded by the coding sequence ATGAAATTACAATTTGACTATAAATTACTGGCCGCGCTTGACGCGGTAATTGCCGAGCAGAGTTTTGAAAAGGCGGCTGATAAGCTTGCCATTACGCAATCAGCAATCTCTCAGCGGATTAAACAGCTAGAGCAACAAGTTGCACAGCCCGTAATCATTCGAACCAGCCCGCCGGTAGCGACAAGTATTGGCGAAAAGCTGCTTAAGCACTACAAACAAGTTAGCTTGCTGGCACAAGAGCTAGTGCAAGAGATACTGCCAAATGATCAACAAGAAGCGCTCAGTATTTCGATTGCGATTAACGCCGATACCCTCGCTAGCTGGTTTATTCCAGCCATAACCCCGTTACTAAAACAAGAAGCTATTGTATTAGATTTACATATTGCGAACGAAGCGGACACCCAGTCATTACTAACAAAAGGCAAGGTTTTCGCCGCCATTAGTAACCAAGCGAAAAGTGTTGCAGGTTGTAAGGTTGAGCATTTAGGGCAACTAAACTATTTACTGTGCGCTAGCCCTGAATTTACCCAACGCTATTTTCAAGATGGGCTAACACAAAATGCCTTGTGCAAAGCGCCTGCTGTAACCTTTGATGCCAGCGACAATATGCACCACCAATATCTGAATGAACAATTTGGCATGAGTAAAGGGCAATATCCTTGCCACCGCGTCGGTTCTTCTGAAGCATTTGTGCACTTTACCTTGTCTGGCCTTGCTTATTCATTACTGCCAATCACGCAAGCAAAACCCTACTTAGCAAGTGGTGAATTAATCAGCCTTGCCCCCAAAAAGCAGCTAGTACAGCAACTTTACTGGCATAGCTGGGTGCTGGAGCGTGGCAGTTACAAGCGAGTCACAGAGCATGTGGTCGATTATGCCAAGCAGATACTCATTGCTAGCTCGCACTAG
- a CDS encoding DUF417 family protein: MTTPLNKLIYVLLLVASGLMAVSTLLIGSDASITRVTDFFGLSGGFISANGHIMAALGFALISVLALLVLVKPEHRKLSQLMGLALVVISLVPLISLFSEQRWIASLGGFPAIGSGQGIIKYFALLALGVHLLAEDKLSLTQQRLVQILPVVLVLLWIGGMKFTELEAKGIEPLVASSPLMSWMYQVWSVQTTSNIIGVYDLIALVALLLSLRIHALFIPAVLMSGAVMLATQSFLFTWPDAKSAETLLSSGGQFLIKDLWYLANLVFYYQLTKLERIIE, translated from the coding sequence ATGACAACTCCCCTCAACAAACTAATTTATGTGTTGTTATTAGTTGCTTCTGGACTGATGGCAGTTAGTACCCTATTGATTGGCAGTGATGCCAGCATAACCCGCGTAACAGACTTTTTTGGCCTGTCAGGTGGCTTTATTTCAGCAAATGGCCACATCATGGCAGCATTGGGTTTTGCCCTTATCTCAGTGCTAGCTTTGCTTGTGCTTGTAAAACCAGAGCACAGAAAGCTGAGCCAACTAATGGGGCTTGCGTTAGTCGTTATTAGCCTAGTGCCATTAATCAGCTTGTTCAGTGAGCAGCGCTGGATTGCATCACTTGGTGGCTTCCCTGCAATTGGCTCTGGTCAGGGCATTATCAAATACTTTGCATTGCTCGCGCTAGGCGTTCACTTGCTTGCCGAAGATAAACTAAGTCTAACTCAACAACGCTTAGTACAAATTTTACCGGTTGTATTGGTATTGCTATGGATTGGCGGCATGAAATTTACTGAGCTAGAAGCGAAAGGAATTGAGCCACTGGTTGCCAGCTCGCCACTGATGAGCTGGATGTATCAAGTATGGTCGGTGCAAACCACCTCTAATATCATCGGTGTGTATGATTTGATTGCGCTGGTGGCATTATTACTGTCATTGCGAATTCACGCTTTATTTATTCCGGCTGTGTTGATGTCTGGTGCGGTAATGCTGGCTACGCAGAGCTTTTTATTCACTTGGCCTGACGCCAAATCAGCCGAAACCCTGCTATCATCAGGCGGTCAATTTCTGATCAAAGATTTATGGTATTTGGCGAACTTGGTGTTTTACTACCAGCTAACAAAATTAGAGCGCATCATTGAGTAA
- a CDS encoding LiaF domain-containing protein, whose product MPVAIQDRPTQTVRDEVIDKLIMNYSHGELSYEAFERRLDIAMESDDNEEIFQQAADLDLAVNKEYVDSKKQDLGFSFDNDPAAERDTLVSIFGGSDRSGAWKVAKEIRVLSIFSGSDIDFSQAQFSYRQTHVKIFSLFSGDDIYIPEGVNVVTKAFCIFGGIDNKSNTMVSNDGPTLVIEGLVIFGGIDIKLKKSLKERFVAFADSLKDMFG is encoded by the coding sequence ATGCCTGTTGCCATTCAAGACAGACCCACGCAAACCGTTCGTGATGAAGTGATTGATAAATTGATAATGAATTACAGCCATGGAGAGCTGAGCTATGAAGCATTTGAGCGCCGCTTGGATATTGCGATGGAAAGTGATGATAACGAGGAAATTTTTCAGCAAGCTGCCGATTTAGACTTGGCCGTTAATAAAGAGTACGTCGATTCGAAAAAGCAAGATTTGGGCTTTAGCTTTGATAACGACCCAGCCGCGGAGCGCGATACCTTAGTGAGCATATTTGGTGGCAGCGATCGCTCAGGCGCATGGAAAGTCGCAAAAGAAATTCGCGTGTTAAGCATATTCTCTGGCTCCGATATTGACTTTAGCCAAGCGCAATTTAGCTATCGACAAACTCACGTTAAAATTTTTAGCTTATTCAGTGGTGACGATATTTATATTCCTGAAGGTGTAAACGTAGTTACTAAAGCGTTTTGCATTTTTGGCGGTATTGATAATAAATCCAATACCATGGTTTCCAATGATGGCCCAACACTAGTGATTGAAGGACTGGTGATTTTTGGTGGTATTGATATCAAGTTGAAAAAATCACTAAAAGAACGTTTTGTTGCCTTTGCAGACAGCTTAAAAGATATGTTTGGCTAG
- a CDS encoding M14 family zinc carboxypeptidase: MIKGSKPLIVGSSKNIWQQTNWASSALGQTISLYGSAAPEQMSAASPVLFIGGVHGDEPEGVVLANEWLAWLESENISQPWLLIPCLNPDGYQRNERTNGRGVDLNRNYPSTCWSSAFEEERYFPGTAPASEPEISALVTLIEQTKPRLIVHFHSWQPSIVYTGESAKSAASMLARCSNYPLQADIGYPTPGSLGEYSANDLGIGVICIEEQEGADSQSIFPRFKQGLIDLMKA, from the coding sequence ATGATTAAAGGTTCAAAGCCGCTAATTGTAGGTAGTAGTAAGAATATTTGGCAGCAAACCAACTGGGCAAGTTCTGCTCTTGGGCAAACTATCTCGCTTTATGGCAGCGCTGCTCCCGAGCAAATGTCAGCTGCATCACCAGTGCTTTTTATTGGTGGCGTACATGGCGATGAGCCCGAAGGCGTGGTGCTCGCAAATGAATGGCTAGCGTGGCTGGAATCGGAAAATATATCGCAGCCATGGCTGCTTATTCCTTGCTTGAACCCTGATGGCTATCAGCGCAATGAACGCACTAATGGCCGAGGGGTTGATTTAAATCGCAATTACCCTTCAACGTGTTGGAGTTCAGCGTTTGAAGAGGAACGCTACTTTCCAGGTACTGCGCCAGCTTCTGAGCCTGAAATTAGTGCGCTCGTAACGCTAATTGAACAAACCAAGCCAAGGTTAATTGTGCATTTTCATAGTTGGCAACCATCAATTGTTTATACTGGTGAAAGCGCGAAATCTGCAGCTAGCATGCTGGCTAGGTGCTCTAACTATCCACTGCAAGCAGATATTGGTTACCCAACTCCCGGTAGTTTAGGGGAGTATAGTGCAAACGATCTCGGTATTGGCGTGATATGCATTGAAGAACAAGAAGGTGCTGATAGTCAGAGCATTTTCCCTCGTTTTAAACAGGGCCTAATTGATTTAATGAAGGCTTGA
- a CDS encoding DUF5062 family protein, giving the protein MKKIKHEKELLKKALTVGETYAKKRGYQQFSASDSHDVKIECIYRLLVNDKLVIPLPAQDENLLNIKKRLVKWIMNQLPDNHPLLQ; this is encoded by the coding sequence ATGAAAAAAATTAAGCACGAGAAAGAACTATTAAAAAAAGCACTAACGGTGGGCGAAACTTACGCGAAAAAGCGCGGCTACCAGCAATTTAGCGCATCTGACTCTCACGATGTCAAAATTGAGTGTATTTATCGGCTTTTGGTCAATGACAAGTTAGTTATTCCATTGCCAGCACAAGATGAAAACCTACTTAATATCAAGAAGCGTCTGGTGAAATGGATAATGAATCAGTTGCCGGATAATCATCCGCTGCTGCAATAA
- a CDS encoding DUF3565 domain-containing protein: protein MQQPIVGYHQDEEQHWVARLACGHNQHVRHQPPWTVREWVTTEQGRASKLGFSLFCVKCIEQAPRDWSLVHHHAGHKEVKE, encoded by the coding sequence ATGCAACAACCGATTGTTGGTTATCATCAAGACGAAGAACAGCACTGGGTAGCGCGTTTAGCCTGCGGTCATAATCAACACGTTCGTCATCAACCCCCGTGGACAGTTCGTGAATGGGTAACGACAGAGCAAGGGCGAGCAAGCAAGTTAGGATTTTCGCTGTTTTGTGTGAAATGTATTGAGCAAGCCCCTCGTGATTGGTCATTAGTACATCATCACGCTGGGCATAAAGAAGTTAAGGAATAA
- a CDS encoding HNH endonuclease, with the protein MLNEPTGKYDAPGRKPSIVNRIVRNYQKAQNVKSWYGHQCQVCGIAIETSAGLYAEAAHIKPLGEPHNGPDIESNLLCLCPNHHVMFDNGGFAINDNLELIGIEGKLRVAKKHRIDFEFIKYHREHYLKNT; encoded by the coding sequence GTGTTAAATGAGCCAACCGGGAAATATGACGCACCGGGTCGAAAACCTTCAATAGTTAATCGCATAGTGAGAAATTACCAAAAGGCTCAAAACGTAAAATCATGGTACGGGCACCAGTGTCAAGTATGTGGAATAGCAATTGAAACTAGTGCAGGTTTATATGCTGAAGCCGCACATATAAAACCTTTAGGTGAACCGCATAACGGGCCTGACATAGAAAGCAACCTTTTATGTCTATGTCCAAATCATCATGTAATGTTTGACAATGGTGGCTTCGCAATAAATGACAATCTAGAGCTTATTGGTATTGAAGGTAAGCTCCGAGTTGCCAAAAAACACCGAATTGATTTTGAATTCATAAAATACCATCGAGAGCATTATCTTAAAAATACATAA